The Planococcus versutus genome contains a region encoding:
- the yhaM gene encoding 3'-5' exoribonuclease YhaM has protein sequence MTKGITEYAVGETVDVFLLIKQSVKGVTTTGNPFISLVLQDKSGDIEAKLWDTKDEQELMFAAEVIVRVGGEIHNYRGKNQLRIKSIRPAKPEENQSISDLMPSSEKSADELLEEVMKYLFEMENPQIQRITRFMLKKYQQQFLTYPAATRNHHDYVSGLADHVVSMLKLGKALVEIYPGLNKDLLFAGIILHDIGKVIELSGPIATTYTVEGNLIGHISIMVTEVAKAAEELEIEGEEVMLLQHIILSHHGKEEWGSPKKPMLKEAEILHYIDNIDAKMMMLDRVLGKTKEGEFSERVFALDNRSFYKPKIQ, from the coding sequence ATGACCAAAGGAATTACAGAGTATGCAGTTGGAGAGACGGTTGATGTATTCTTGCTGATTAAGCAATCAGTTAAAGGAGTCACGACTACCGGAAATCCATTTATCTCGCTCGTTTTGCAGGATAAGAGCGGAGATATTGAAGCGAAATTGTGGGACACTAAAGATGAACAAGAATTAATGTTTGCAGCTGAAGTAATTGTCCGTGTAGGTGGAGAAATCCATAATTACCGAGGAAAAAATCAATTGCGTATAAAAAGCATTCGTCCAGCAAAACCAGAAGAAAATCAGTCGATTTCGGACTTGATGCCATCGTCAGAGAAATCAGCGGATGAATTGCTCGAAGAAGTAATGAAGTATTTGTTTGAAATGGAAAATCCTCAAATTCAACGAATCACGCGCTTCATGCTTAAAAAATATCAACAGCAATTCTTAACGTATCCAGCAGCAACACGTAATCACCATGATTATGTATCAGGGCTAGCCGATCATGTGGTGTCTATGTTGAAATTAGGCAAAGCGCTAGTAGAGATTTACCCAGGACTCAACAAAGACTTGTTATTTGCAGGAATCATTCTTCATGATATTGGAAAAGTAATCGAACTATCGGGTCCAATCGCAACGACATACACGGTAGAAGGTAATTTAATTGGTCACATCTCAATCATGGTTACGGAAGTAGCAAAAGCAGCAGAGGAGCTAGAAATTGAAGGCGAAGAAGTAATGTTGTTACAGCATATTATTCTTTCTCATCACGGAAAAGAAGAATGGGGTAGCCCGAAAAAGCCGATGCTCAAAGAAGCCGAAATTCTTCATTACATTGATAACATCGATGCGAAAATGATGATGTTAGATCGCGTTCTCGGGAAAACCAAAGAAGGCGAGTTTTCAGAGCGTGTATTTGCTTTAGATAATCGTTCATTTTACAAACCCAAAATTCAATAA